From one Rhodovulum sp. ES.010 genomic stretch:
- a CDS encoding peroxidase-related enzyme (This protein belongs to a clade of uncharacterized proteins related to peroxidases such as the alkylhydroperoxidase AhpD.), which produces MTKDPDLPTALDLPPVEPLPEDTQKYFDICAEKLGLVPNVLRAYAFDIAKLNAFTAMYNDLMLGDSGLTKLEREMIAVVVSSINRCWYCQVAHGAAVRQLSGDPKLGEAMVMNYRAAPLDARQKAMLDFAEKLTLESHRIEEPDRQCLRDQGFTDRDIWDIAAVAGFFNMSNRIASASGMDPNEAYHGAHR; this is translated from the coding sequence GTGACCAAAGACCCCGACCTTCCCACGGCGCTTGACCTGCCGCCGGTCGAGCCACTTCCCGAGGACACGCAGAAGTATTTCGACATCTGCGCCGAGAAGCTGGGCCTCGTGCCCAACGTGCTGCGCGCCTACGCCTTCGACATCGCCAAGCTGAACGCCTTCACCGCGATGTATAACGACCTGATGCTGGGCGACAGCGGGCTGACCAAACTGGAACGCGAGATGATCGCGGTGGTGGTCTCGTCGATCAACCGGTGCTGGTACTGCCAGGTCGCCCATGGCGCGGCGGTGCGGCAGTTGTCGGGCGACCCCAAGCTCGGCGAAGCCATGGTGATGAACTACCGCGCCGCGCCGCTGGATGCACGGCAGAAAGCGATGCTGGACTTCGCCGAGAAACTGACGCTCGAAAGCCACCGCATCGAGGAACCGGACCGGCAATGCCTGCGCGATCAGGGTTTCACCGACCGCGACATCTGGGACATCGCCGCCGTCGCGGGCTTCTTCAACATGTCGAACCGGATCGCCTCGGCGTCAGGCATGGACCCCAACGAGGCCTATCACGGCGCCCATCGATGA
- a CDS encoding N-acetyltransferase: MTPARLFAAQEATWPPAAKTRLGPVTIREGQGGGQRVSAATVEGPVSEGDITAAEVAMARLGQVPLFMIRPGDEALDEVLDARGYRVVDPVCVLAAPVETVAQEPPPVTAFTVWQPLAIMEEIWDACGIGPARRAVMARSTAPKTAVLGRQSDRPAGAGFAAIHDGLCYVHALAVADSHRRKGTAINMMRALAVWAQDQGASEIVALVTEDNAPARALYASLGLQNVGHYHYRAKEPHKV; this comes from the coding sequence GTGACGCCCGCACGACTGTTCGCCGCGCAAGAGGCGACCTGGCCGCCCGCGGCAAAGACCCGACTGGGCCCGGTCACGATCCGCGAGGGACAGGGCGGCGGCCAGCGCGTCTCGGCAGCGACCGTTGAGGGACCGGTGAGCGAGGGCGACATCACCGCGGCGGAGGTGGCGATGGCGCGGCTGGGTCAAGTACCGCTCTTCATGATCCGGCCGGGCGACGAGGCGCTGGACGAGGTGCTGGACGCGCGGGGCTACCGGGTCGTCGACCCGGTGTGCGTCCTCGCCGCGCCGGTCGAGACCGTAGCCCAGGAACCACCGCCGGTGACCGCGTTCACAGTGTGGCAACCGCTCGCGATCATGGAGGAGATCTGGGACGCCTGCGGGATCGGCCCCGCGCGGCGCGCCGTGATGGCCCGCTCGACCGCCCCCAAGACCGCCGTGCTCGGCCGTCAGAGCGACCGCCCCGCCGGCGCCGGCTTCGCCGCGATCCATGACGGGCTGTGCTACGTCCACGCGCTGGCAGTGGCCGATAGCCACCGTCGGAAGGGCACCGCCATCAACATGATGCGGGCGCTGGCCGTGTGGGCGCAAGACCAGGGGGCCTCGGAGATCGTCGCGCTGGTGACCGAGGATAACGCGCCCGCGCGGGCGCTCTACGCTTCCTTGGGGCTGCAGAATGTGGGACACTACCACTACAGAGCCAAGGAGCCGCACAAGGTCTGA
- a CDS encoding LysR family transcriptional regulator, which translates to MDRLTEMEAFATVVDQGGFTDAAKKMGISKSAVSKHVSSLEARLGARLLNRTTRRVSPTEIGLAYYDRARKVLNDAGEADALVTSMQSAPSGLLRISVATDFGVNHLSPLLGDFLLQYPDITVNMVLNNRYVELISEGFDMAIRVGELEDSTLRARKLAETSKRMIGSPSYFQKYGRPQKIDDLNEHKLLHYSNQASGNVWKITAPSGEKRQVRTAGWLTVNDGQSLLNAAISGLGIAYLPSFLFREAIEKGLVEEAIPGLPVEKLGIYAVYPPGRFTQPKVRAFIDFLVQRFSGEDAAI; encoded by the coding sequence ATGGATCGACTGACCGAGATGGAGGCCTTTGCCACGGTGGTGGACCAGGGTGGCTTCACCGATGCCGCCAAGAAGATGGGAATCTCGAAATCCGCCGTGTCGAAGCATGTCTCGTCGCTGGAGGCGCGCCTGGGCGCACGACTCCTGAACCGCACCACCCGCCGCGTCAGCCCGACCGAAATCGGGCTTGCCTATTACGACCGCGCCCGCAAGGTGCTGAACGATGCCGGCGAGGCCGACGCGCTGGTCACCTCGATGCAGTCGGCGCCATCGGGGCTGTTGCGCATCTCGGTCGCGACCGATTTCGGAGTGAATCACCTGTCGCCGCTTCTGGGCGACTTCCTTCTGCAATACCCCGACATCACCGTGAACATGGTGCTGAACAACCGCTACGTGGAACTGATTTCAGAAGGATTCGACATGGCGATCCGGGTCGGCGAACTGGAGGACAGCACCTTGCGCGCGCGCAAGCTGGCCGAGACGAGCAAGCGCATGATCGGCTCGCCGTCCTACTTCCAGAAATACGGACGGCCGCAAAAGATCGATGATTTGAACGAGCACAAGCTGCTGCACTATTCCAACCAGGCCAGCGGCAATGTCTGGAAGATCACCGCGCCTTCGGGTGAGAAACGCCAGGTGCGCACCGCGGGCTGGCTGACGGTGAATGACGGCCAGTCGCTGCTGAATGCCGCGATCTCGGGCCTCGGCATCGCCTACCTGCCGAGCTTCCTGTTCAGGGAGGCGATCGAGAAGGGGTTGGTCGAAGAGGCGATCCCGGGCCTGCCGGTCGAGAAGCTGGGTATCTACGCGGTCTATCCCCCGGGCCGCTTCACCCAGCCCAAGGTCCGCGCCTTTATCGACTTCCTCGTGCAGCGGTTCTCCGGCGAGGATGCCGCCATCTGA
- the sfsA gene encoding DNA/RNA nuclease SfsA, whose translation MRFQSPLVPGRLIRRYNRFLADVTLDSGEQVTAHCPNPGSMMGLKEPGLRVWLEPNDDPRKKLRYGWRLAELPDGHWAGIDAGLPNRVVREALEAGQVAELAAYASVRPEVKYGEKSRVDFLLTGPGLPDAYVEVKNVHLRRHADWAEFPDSVTARGAKHMAELARMAELGHRAAVLYLVQRTDCARFRLAADLDPAYAAAARSARTAGVEMLCYGARIGPGGVTLSHPLPLDLAPQD comes from the coding sequence ATGCGCTTTCAAAGCCCTCTCGTGCCCGGTCGGCTGATCCGCCGCTACAACCGGTTCCTCGCCGACGTGACGCTGGACAGCGGCGAGCAGGTGACGGCGCATTGCCCGAACCCCGGGTCGATGATGGGGCTGAAGGAACCCGGCCTGCGCGTCTGGCTGGAGCCGAATGACGACCCCAGGAAGAAACTGCGCTACGGCTGGCGGCTGGCGGAATTGCCGGACGGTCACTGGGCGGGGATCGATGCGGGCCTGCCCAACCGCGTGGTGCGCGAGGCGCTGGAGGCCGGGCAGGTGGCCGAGCTTGCGGCCTATGCAAGCGTTCGGCCGGAGGTCAAATACGGTGAGAAGAGTCGCGTCGATTTCCTGCTGACCGGCCCGGGCCTGCCGGATGCCTATGTGGAAGTGAAGAACGTCCATCTGCGGCGCCATGCCGATTGGGCGGAGTTCCCCGACAGCGTGACTGCCCGTGGCGCCAAACACATGGCCGAGTTGGCCCGCATGGCCGAACTGGGGCATCGGGCGGCGGTGCTTTACCTCGTGCAGCGGACCGACTGCGCGCGGTTTCGCCTCGCGGCCGATCTCGACCCCGCATATGCCGCCGCCGCGCGCAGCGCGCGGACGGCGGGTGTCGAGATGCTGTGCTATGGCGCGCGCATCGGTCCCGGGGGGGTGACGCTGTCCCATCCGCTGCCCTTGGACCTTGCGCCGCAGGATTAG
- a CDS encoding OmpA family protein has translation MSAPRLVACTLAAALAAKSAGALAPDLPDAATLAAEQVSALGTAEIPVGDFDGNAVPTITAEGPITRRAWQQPLQGLTTRQVLAALRAQVVSDGFHVIHECAAARCGGFDFRYAIDILPEPAMHVDLGDFRFLSARRLGADGPEYVTLMVSRSATRAFVQVTGVGITAAASAPTATPAAPDRHGAPLTHAVPLVERLERDGRAVLAGLDFATGSATLTAGEFASLEALARYLEETPNRSIMLVGHTDAVGALDSNIALSRRRAEAVRNYLIDALDAPADRVAAAGAGFLAPLASNRTEEGRMRNRRVEVILTTTD, from the coding sequence ATGAGCGCGCCCCGCCTTGTTGCCTGCACCCTGGCCGCAGCGCTCGCGGCGAAGAGCGCCGGCGCATTGGCGCCGGACCTGCCCGACGCCGCGACGCTGGCCGCAGAACAGGTGTCGGCGCTGGGCACCGCCGAGATCCCGGTGGGCGATTTCGACGGCAACGCCGTGCCGACGATCACCGCCGAAGGCCCGATCACCCGCCGCGCCTGGCAACAGCCGCTCCAGGGGCTGACGACCCGGCAGGTGTTGGCCGCCTTGCGCGCGCAGGTGGTCTCGGACGGGTTCCATGTGATCCACGAATGTGCGGCCGCGCGCTGCGGCGGCTTCGACTTCCGCTATGCCATCGATATCCTTCCCGAGCCGGCGATGCATGTGGACCTCGGCGATTTCCGCTTTCTCTCGGCGCGGCGATTGGGAGCCGATGGCCCGGAATACGTAACCCTGATGGTCAGTCGCTCGGCCACGCGCGCCTTCGTGCAGGTTACCGGTGTCGGCATTACCGCAGCGGCCTCTGCCCCGACCGCGACGCCCGCGGCACCGGACCGTCACGGGGCGCCTTTGACGCACGCGGTCCCGCTGGTTGAGCGGTTGGAACGCGACGGGCGGGCGGTGCTGGCGGGTCTCGACTTCGCGACCGGGTCAGCAACGCTCACAGCAGGCGAGTTCGCCTCGCTCGAGGCGCTGGCGCGCTACCTAGAAGAAACGCCGAACCGGTCGATCATGCTCGTGGGCCATACCGATGCGGTCGGAGCGCTGGACAGCAATATCGCGCTGTCGCGCCGGCGGGCAGAAGCCGTGCGCAACTATCTCATCGACGCGCTCGATGCGCCGGCCGACCGCGTGGCGGCGGCCGGCGCCGGGTTCCTCGCCCCGCTGGCCTCCAACCGCACCGAGGAGGGGCGGATGCGCAATCGCCGGGTCGAGGTGATCCTGACCACGACAGACTGA
- a CDS encoding molybdopterin-binding protein: MANPTAAMLVIGDEILSGRTRDSNMHFLAGALVKHGIKLAEVRIVPDDQERIVTALNALREGYDSVFTSGGIGPTHDDITADAVAAAFGVGIDVREDARAIMGAYCEKMGRELNESRLRMARIPEGAALIDNPISAAPGFSIGNVHVMAGVPAIFEAMVASVLPTLTGGTALMSQNLTIRRAEGDIAGDLRTLANEFPDLSIGSYPFVRDGIYGTNVVIRGTDGTQIDAAMARLCARFPEAVA; the protein is encoded by the coding sequence ATGGCCAACCCAACGGCGGCAATGCTGGTGATCGGCGACGAGATCCTTTCGGGGCGGACGCGCGATTCCAACATGCATTTCCTGGCGGGCGCCTTGGTGAAGCATGGCATCAAGCTGGCCGAGGTGCGGATCGTGCCGGACGACCAGGAGCGGATCGTCACGGCCCTGAACGCGCTGCGCGAGGGCTACGACTCGGTGTTCACCTCGGGCGGCATCGGCCCGACGCATGACGACATCACCGCGGATGCCGTGGCAGCCGCCTTCGGCGTCGGGATCGATGTGCGCGAGGACGCCCGCGCCATCATGGGCGCCTATTGCGAGAAGATGGGGCGCGAGTTGAACGAGTCCCGCCTGCGCATGGCGCGTATCCCCGAGGGCGCGGCGCTGATAGATAACCCGATTTCCGCGGCGCCGGGCTTTTCCATCGGCAACGTGCACGTCATGGCTGGCGTGCCGGCGATCTTCGAAGCGATGGTGGCAAGCGTACTGCCGACGTTGACGGGCGGCACGGCGCTGATGTCGCAAAACCTGACGATCCGGCGTGCCGAGGGCGACATCGCGGGCGACCTGCGCACCCTGGCGAACGAGTTTCCCGACCTCTCGATCGGGTCCTACCCCTTCGTGCGCGACGGGATTTACGGCACCAATGTCGTGATCCGCGGCACCGACGGCACGCAGATCGACGCCGCCATGGCGCGGCTCTGCGCACGGTTTCCCGAGGCCGTGGCGTGA